Part of the Acaryochloris thomasi RCC1774 genome, GCTGAAGCGGAAAAGGCAAAAGCGGAGGCCACAATAGCACCGAAGAAGGCAGAGTCAGCTCCCGCAGCAAAAGCGGAGCCCGCCAAAGCCAAAGCAGCTAAGACAGAATCCGTTAAGGCCGCGATGAAGACTGAAGAGAAAACAGCGGAGCCGATGAAGTCAGCGGAAAGCAAGCCCTCCAGCAGCATCGCGACAGCTAGCTCGTCAACTCCAACAACCTCAGAGAAGCAGCCTGCCACCTCTAACGTAAAAGCCGAGTCTGGTGCGGCCAAGCCTGGCTCTACGGAGCAGTCGGTCAAGCCAGCAATGACGGCCACAGCTCAAAGCAGCGATGCCAAGCCCGCAGTAACCAAGTCAGCAGAGGAAAAAGCGAGCGCGCCGTCGGCTAAGCCAGAGGCGAAGAAAGCAGGGAAGGAGTCCTTCAAGCTCCCTACTCTCAAGGGCTTTACAGACCGATTAGGTCGGCTCGGGAAGTAATGGTGAGCAATTCAGGCATCTCAGTCCAGGTCAACGGGGCAGCGCATACCTGCCCTGCCTGTACACTGTTGCCGGAACTGCTGGTGCAGCTCCATCTCAATCCCCGACTGATTGCGATTGAATACAATGGCGAAATTCTGCACCGACAATTTTGGGAGAAGACGCCCATCAATGAGGGGGATCGCCTAGAGATCGTCACGATTGTGGGAGGGGGGTAGCCTATACGGTGATCCCACCCGTGCTTGGGATGAATCGATCCCGGCAAGAGCGTTACACTGATTTCCAGATGGGTTATCCTGTTTGCGATCGCAAAGTCTCAGGTATCCGTACCAACATCGCTGTTCACGTCAGCTCCAATGAGCACCATGAATAAGAAATTTTCTTCAATCCTTAGAATCTTCTCCCGTGGCGTCTTTGCCGCACTTTTAATCGGAACGCTAGTGGTCAGCACTGCAGATAGTGCCTTGGCCGCTCGCACCGGAGGCCGCATGGGGGGCGGTAGTTTCCGGCGCTCGGTACCGTCCCGCAGCTATCGCGCTCCGGCCCGCAGAAGTCCCGGTGGCGGCTACGGCGGTGGATATTCCCGTGGCTATGGTCGCGGGGGTGGGCTTGGCTTTCCGTTTCTGATTCCATTTTTCGGCATCGGTGGCGGGTTTGGAAGTTTGTTCTCGGTTTTAATCGTCATTGCGATCGCAAACTTCTTAATCAACAGTTTCCGCAACATTGGTGGCGGCGGGTCGGACGGCTACAGCAGCCCGCAGAGCGTTACCAACCCTCCCGTTACCATCAGCCAAGTGCAGGTGGGCCTACTTGCAGAAGCCCGTGGTCTGCAGCCAGAACTCGACCGGATCGCGCAATCAGCCAACACTGGTTCTAGTGCCGGTCTCGCAAAACTTCTGCAGGAAACGACCTTAGCCTTACTGCGGAACCCAGAGTACTGGGCCTACGCCACTGCTGAATCTGATCAAACTCGCTTAGCCACTGCAGAAGCCGCCTTCAACAACTTGGCGTTGACGGAGCGCAGTAAGTTTCAAGCCGAGACGCTATCGAACGTCAGATCTGAGCTACAGCAAAAGGAACAGACTGACGCTCTGGTTAAATCTGAGTCCAATGCCCCCAGCGAGTACATTGTGGTTACGCTGCTCGTTGCTTCTCAGGGTAAGCTGACACTACCGCAACTCAAATCAGAAGCCGATCTACGTCAGGCATTGAATAAACTGGGAGCCGTTTCCAGCGAGGAACTCATTGCTCTAGAAGCCCTCTGGACACCCCAGGCATCAGGAGACACGCTCACTTCAGATGATTTAGTCTCTGCTTACCCAGACTTAAAACTGCTGTAGGGCAAACCGTTTTGAACCCATCGCCCAGATTTTAACAATCTGGGCTTTTTTATGGCCCCACAACGCGAATAGAACTATGACTGCATCACCACAAAAACGAATCGTCGTTGTCGGCGCGGGTTGGGCCGGACTCGGCGCAGCCTATCACCTGACTCAGCAAGGCTATGACGTGACGCTTTTAGAAGCTGGAGAACATCCCGGTGGACTGGTGGCAGGCTGGGAGACAGCAGGGGGTCGAGCCGTCGAAGCAGGCATCCACGGATTTTGGTACCCCTATAAAAATATCTTTGGCCTAGTGGATCACTTAGGACTGCGGCCCTTCACCCCCTGGACCCAATCCTCGCAATATTCCCCCGAGGGGCTGGAGGCAGTGTCTCCTATTTTTCAGGACCAGCCTCGGTTACCAATGCCGCTGGGAACCTTTGCCTACCCCAAGTTTCCGCGCTTGCCTCTGGTGGATAGGCTATCGGCTTTTCCGCTCATTCATGCAGTGGTTGACTTCGACAATTCCGATGAGGCTTGGCGACGCTATGACGGCATGACGGCCCGTGAGCTGTTTAAGCAATATGGGGTTTCCGCCAGACTCTACAAGGATGCCTTTGAGGCGATGTTGCTGGTGGGTCTATTTGCCCCCGGCGAGCAGTGTTCGGCAGCGGCAGCGCTGGGAATGCTCTACTACTTTATCTTGGCCCACCAGCCTGATTTTGACGTGGTCTGGTGTCGCGGCACGGTGGGGGAAATGATCTTTCGGCCCTGGTGCGATCGCATCTCCAAAGCGGGTGGCAAAATTCTCACCCAGCGTCGGGTCACGGACCTTCGACTAGATGAATCCGGTCAGCCAAATGCTGTCATCTGTGGCGATGAAGTCTTTGAAGCCGACGCCGTAATCTTCTCCGTCGGCATCTCTGGGATGCAAAGTATCGTACGCGGAAGTTCAGCGCTGCAGCAGCAGGCCAAGTTCCGGGACGTGATGAATCTGGGATCCGTAGATGTCTTAGCAACGCGACTGTGGTTTGATCGTCGCGTGCGCGTGCCGCAGCCTTCAAATGCTGGATTTGGGTTCCATGCAACGACGGGCTGGACGTTCTTCGATCTGAATGTACTGCACGATGCCTATCGAGATGAAGCAGGGTCAGTAATTGAGGTAGATTTCTATCACGCTAATCAATTTTTAGCGATGAGCGATGATGCAATCGTAGAGATGGTGCAAAAGGATCTGACTACCTGCGTTCCGGGATTTGGCGCAGCGAAGGTGATTGATCACAGCGTCATTCGACTGCCCCGAGCGGTGACCCATTTTGCCCCCGGCAGCTATCAATATTTGCTCCCGGCTCAAACAGAGTTTAATAACGTATATCTTAGCGGCGACTGGATCGTGAATCGGCACGGGTCTTGGTCGCAGGAAAAAGCCTATGTGACGGGGCTTGAGGCGGCTAATTTGATTTGCGATCGCTTTGGGCAGGGCCAAAAAGCTGAGATTATCCCAGTGGAAGCCGATGAGCCACATATTCAGTTTGCGCGATCCATCAACAAAACGATTCGTGGTTTTCAAAAAGTGCTCACACCTAATTTCTGGTTACCTTAGAGCCGACTCAACAGGGGGCAATGGGTTGTAGACTTTAGAGACTATAGCCTGTCGCCGCAAGTGCCTACCCTATTTCGTGCTGGCCCCTATCGTTTCTTCTGTTATGCTGGCGATCGTGATGAACCGCCCCACGTTCACGTAGAACGCGACGATAACGAAATCAAGTTTTGGCTGAAGCCAATCCGCCTGCAAAAGAACAAAGGTTTCAACACTATAGAAATCAATCGAATTCAGAAATTAGTTGAAGAAAATCAAAGGCAACTTCTGGAGGCATGGAATGACTTCTTTGATATTGGAGACACTTGATATCCCAGAGGCACAACAAGTTACCATCACGGATGACTCTTTGACGGTTGATTTGGCAGATGGTCGCACTATTTCTGTACCCCTCGCCTGGTATCCCCGACTATTAAAAGGTTCATCAGACGAACGTAATAACTGGCGACTGACGGGTAGTCGGGAAGGGATTCACTGGCCTGACCTCGACGAAGATGTCAGCGTCAAAAATATTCTTTTGGGACAGCCTTCGGGCGAAAGTCAAAAATCACTTCAACGGTGGCTAGAATCACGCAAAAGGCGAATTTCTCAAAACCATTGAAAAGGATTCATAGGTCAGCCAAAGTCTAAACAGCGAAAGCTACGGCGGTGAATCTTGTGTACCCTCTCAATCTTTAGCCAACAAGCCAAGACAGAAACCTCCACAACGACTCCTGGAAACATCAGAGTTGTCCTGGAGGGCCAAAGTTCAGTCTAATTGCTAGCGCTTAGCAGGCTGATAGAAAACTTTGCTTCCCTGATCAGAAACATAGAAGCAAGTACGGCAAGAGTTCCAGAACGTCTTCCAGATTGGTTCTTTGGCAACTCGATAGTGCTCACCCAACACAGGCTTAATCGCCTCCGTCGCCTCTAGCAGATGATAGTGAGGGATGCTGAGAAAAACGTGATGAGCTACATGAGTACCGATGTTGTGATGAATCGGATTGAAGAAGCCATAATCTTGGTCAATAGTGGACAGGGCACCCTTCAAAAAGTACCAGTCATTACCGCGATACCAAGGCATATCTTCAACCGTGTGGTGCAGATAAGTCACCAGATCGAGCCAGACCACAAACACCAGATAGGGCATCACATAATAGGTCAGCAGCCAGACAAGTCCAAACTTAATGCCCAAGCCAACCAAGAGAGTCACCATCAACCCCCAACAGACCGTACTGGTGATCACATCCCACTTTTCGCTGGGGCGGAACAAGTCACTACTAGGCAGAAAGTGAGAACCTGTTTTACCCGGTGACCGGCGAAATAGATAGATGGGATAAGCCAGCAGGAAAAGATAAAAACGAATAAACTTACCCGCCCCAGACATTTCGTCATACTGGCTCTCTAAAGTCGGGTGCCAGCTTTCATCGGTATCAACATTGCCTGTATTTGCGTGGTGGGTACGATGGCTAATGCGCCAGCCGTGGAACGGGACCAAGATCGGCGTATGGCTGAGGTGACCGACCAGATCGTTCAACCATCGGTATTTTGAGAACGAGCGGTGACCACAATCGTGCCCCACGACAAAAAGTGCCCAGAACATAGTGCCCTGCATAAACCAAAATAGCGGGAAAAACCAAGCGCTATTGAGGGTTGCAGCCAGCCAATACAAGAAAGTGATAATTCCGATATCTAAAAAAAAGTAGGCTAGAGATCGCCCAG contains:
- a CDS encoding DUF4160 domain-containing protein, which encodes MPTLFRAGPYRFFCYAGDRDEPPHVHVERDDNEIKFWLKPIRLQKNKGFNTIEINRIQKLVEENQRQLLEAWNDFFDIGDT
- a CDS encoding fatty acid desaturase — encoded protein: MTSNLTSKPVLEREILPFTLQDVRSAIPEHCFESNAGRSLAYFFLDIGIITFLYWLAATLNSAWFFPLFWFMQGTMFWALFVVGHDCGHRSFSKYRWLNDLVGHLSHTPILVPFHGWRISHRTHHANTGNVDTDESWHPTLESQYDEMSGAGKFIRFYLFLLAYPIYLFRRSPGKTGSHFLPSSDLFRPSEKWDVITSTVCWGLMVTLLVGLGIKFGLVWLLTYYVMPYLVFVVWLDLVTYLHHTVEDMPWYRGNDWYFLKGALSTIDQDYGFFNPIHHNIGTHVAHHVFLSIPHYHLLEATEAIKPVLGEHYRVAKEPIWKTFWNSCRTCFYVSDQGSKVFYQPAKR
- a CDS encoding hydroxysqualene dehydroxylase, with product MTASPQKRIVVVGAGWAGLGAAYHLTQQGYDVTLLEAGEHPGGLVAGWETAGGRAVEAGIHGFWYPYKNIFGLVDHLGLRPFTPWTQSSQYSPEGLEAVSPIFQDQPRLPMPLGTFAYPKFPRLPLVDRLSAFPLIHAVVDFDNSDEAWRRYDGMTARELFKQYGVSARLYKDAFEAMLLVGLFAPGEQCSAAAALGMLYYFILAHQPDFDVVWCRGTVGEMIFRPWCDRISKAGGKILTQRRVTDLRLDESGQPNAVICGDEVFEADAVIFSVGISGMQSIVRGSSALQQQAKFRDVMNLGSVDVLATRLWFDRRVRVPQPSNAGFGFHATTGWTFFDLNVLHDAYRDEAGSVIEVDFYHANQFLAMSDDAIVEMVQKDLTTCVPGFGAAKVIDHSVIRLPRAVTHFAPGSYQYLLPAQTEFNNVYLSGDWIVNRHGSWSQEKAYVTGLEAANLICDRFGQGQKAEIIPVEADEPHIQFARSINKTIRGFQKVLTPNFWLP
- the thiS gene encoding sulfur carrier protein ThiS, with the translated sequence MSNSGISVQVNGAAHTCPACTLLPELLVQLHLNPRLIAIEYNGEILHRQFWEKTPINEGDRLEIVTIVGGG
- a CDS encoding DUF1517 domain-containing protein, giving the protein MNKKFSSILRIFSRGVFAALLIGTLVVSTADSALAARTGGRMGGGSFRRSVPSRSYRAPARRSPGGGYGGGYSRGYGRGGGLGFPFLIPFFGIGGGFGSLFSVLIVIAIANFLINSFRNIGGGGSDGYSSPQSVTNPPVTISQVQVGLLAEARGLQPELDRIAQSANTGSSAGLAKLLQETTLALLRNPEYWAYATAESDQTRLATAEAAFNNLALTERSKFQAETLSNVRSELQQKEQTDALVKSESNAPSEYIVVTLLVASQGKLTLPQLKSEADLRQALNKLGAVSSEELIALEALWTPQASGDTLTSDDLVSAYPDLKLL
- a CDS encoding DUF2442 domain-containing protein, whose amino-acid sequence is MTSLILETLDIPEAQQVTITDDSLTVDLADGRTISVPLAWYPRLLKGSSDERNNWRLTGSREGIHWPDLDEDVSVKNILLGQPSGESQKSLQRWLESRKRRISQNH